From a single Nicotiana tomentosiformis chromosome 2, ASM39032v3, whole genome shotgun sequence genomic region:
- the LOC104121614 gene encoding ubiquitin-conjugating enzyme E2 2-like isoform X2 yields the protein MSTPARKRLMTDFKRLVHDPPLGINGAPYGNNIMLWNAVIFGPDDTPWDGGTFKLTLQFTEDYPNRPPKVYFMSRMFHPNIYADGSISLDILQNEWRPIYDVAAILISIQSLLCDPNTNSAANAEAAQLFSENKCEYNRRVHEIVEQSWTADCLCC from the exons ATGTCAACACCAGCGAGGAAAAGATTGATGACGGATTTCAAGCGGTTAGTGCACGATCCTCCTCTAGGCATCAATGGTGCACCTTATGGCAACAATATAATGCTATGGAATGCTGTTATATTCGG CCCCGATGACACTCCCTGGGATGGAG GCACGTTTAAGCTGACACTTCAATTTACTGAGGATTATCCTAACAGGCCACCAAAAGTGTACTTTATGTCCAGGATGTTCCATCCAAATA TTTATGCTGATGGAAGTATTTCTTTGGACATCTTGCAAAATGAGTGGAGACCTATATATGATGTAGCTGCTATACTTATCTCAATACAG TCGTTGCTCTGTGATCCAAACACTAACTCAGCAGCTAATGCAGAAGCAGCACAGCTGTTTAGCGAGAACAAGTGCGAATACAACAGGAGGGTGCATGAAATAGTTGAGCAAAGCTGGACAGCAGACTGTCTCTGTTGCTGA
- the LOC104121614 gene encoding ubiquitin-conjugating enzyme E2 2-like isoform X1, with translation MCSVHWAHITDSKLASDRSLAVRMSTPARKRLMTDFKRLVHDPPLGINGAPYGNNIMLWNAVIFGPDDTPWDGGTFKLTLQFTEDYPNRPPKVYFMSRMFHPNIYADGSISLDILQNEWRPIYDVAAILISIQSLLCDPNTNSAANAEAAQLFSENKCEYNRRVHEIVEQSWTADCLCC, from the exons ATGTGCAGTGTGCATTGGGCGCACATCACAGATTCGAAGCTTGCCTCAGACAGAAGCCTA GCAGTGAGGATGTCAACACCAGCGAGGAAAAGATTGATGACGGATTTCAAGCGGTTAGTGCACGATCCTCCTCTAGGCATCAATGGTGCACCTTATGGCAACAATATAATGCTATGGAATGCTGTTATATTCGG CCCCGATGACACTCCCTGGGATGGAG GCACGTTTAAGCTGACACTTCAATTTACTGAGGATTATCCTAACAGGCCACCAAAAGTGTACTTTATGTCCAGGATGTTCCATCCAAATA TTTATGCTGATGGAAGTATTTCTTTGGACATCTTGCAAAATGAGTGGAGACCTATATATGATGTAGCTGCTATACTTATCTCAATACAG TCGTTGCTCTGTGATCCAAACACTAACTCAGCAGCTAATGCAGAAGCAGCACAGCTGTTTAGCGAGAACAAGTGCGAATACAACAGGAGGGTGCATGAAATAGTTGAGCAAAGCTGGACAGCAGACTGTCTCTGTTGCTGA